The Fimbriimonas ginsengisoli Gsoil 348 genome window below encodes:
- a CDS encoding FKBP-type peptidyl-prolyl cis-trans isomerase produces MRCKPMAYTVFASLVLAGCGDKTPTTPADAGTTGTTPKNGSTPATSSAGLKELKILDVKVGTGKAAAVGDTIWVHYTGTFADGKKFDSTKDHENKPFGVVLGEGSVVPGWEKGLLGMKVGGERKLSIPWKLGYGENGSSSIPPKTDLYFDIEAVGLVKQNEQDLVQGKDIKVGTGAAAKNGSKVTIRYTMSIPGGEVVEDKKTVTITIGKGEAMDSLEQAIIGMKVGGKRNLIIPPRVGLPNGNQKVPQNCPVIFDVDLLKVG; encoded by the coding sequence ATGCGCTGCAAGCCAATGGCTTACACAGTTTTTGCCTCGCTCGTCCTCGCCGGTTGCGGAGACAAGACCCCGACCACGCCAGCCGATGCCGGCACCACGGGTACCACGCCAAAAAATGGCTCGACGCCGGCCACGAGTTCGGCCGGGCTTAAGGAACTCAAGATCCTGGATGTCAAGGTCGGAACGGGCAAGGCGGCCGCGGTGGGAGACACCATCTGGGTTCACTACACCGGAACCTTCGCCGACGGCAAAAAATTCGATTCGACCAAGGACCACGAGAACAAGCCGTTCGGAGTCGTGCTGGGCGAAGGGAGCGTCGTTCCCGGTTGGGAAAAAGGACTCCTCGGCATGAAGGTGGGCGGCGAGCGAAAGCTCTCGATCCCCTGGAAGCTCGGTTACGGCGAAAACGGCAGTTCCAGCATCCCGCCCAAGACCGACCTCTACTTCGATATCGAGGCGGTCGGCTTGGTGAAGCAGAACGAGCAGGACCTCGTTCAGGGCAAGGATATCAAGGTTGGCACCGGCGCGGCGGCAAAGAACGGGAGCAAGGTCACGATCCGCTACACGATGTCCATTCCGGGCGGCGAGGTGGTTGAAGACAAGAAAACCGTTACGATCACGATTGGTAAGGGTGAGGCAATGGACTCGCTCGAGCAAGCGATCATCGGGATGAAAGTCGGTGGAAAGCGAAACTTGATCATTCCGCCCAGGGTGGGACTTCCGAACGGAAATCAAAAGGTGCCCCAGAATTGCCCCGTTATCTTCGATGTCGACCTTTTGAAGGTCGGCTAG
- a CDS encoding KH domain-containing protein, which produces MSYRPFVETLVRSVVENPDEIQIDEEHEMGTRTFYVRVSPEDVGKVIGKSGRVVSAIRCVVSAVAAKSREKAFVKIVTD; this is translated from the coding sequence ATGAGCTATCGCCCGTTCGTAGAGACGCTGGTGCGGTCCGTGGTCGAGAACCCGGACGAGATCCAAATCGATGAAGAGCACGAGATGGGGACCCGGACCTTCTACGTGCGGGTGTCGCCCGAAGATGTGGGCAAAGTGATCGGGAAGAGTGGCCGCGTGGTTAGCGCCATCCGTTGCGTGGTTAGCGCCGTTGCCGCCAAATCCCGAGAAAAGGCGTTCGTCAAGATCGTCACCGATTAG
- the smpB gene encoding SsrA-binding protein SmpB, whose translation MAKKGNTKEGKAPHSIQNRRARYDYAIQENFEAGIALVGSEVKSIYLGKAHLTDAYCRVVNNEMWLINMDIEPYEQASVFAHERRRDRKLLLHRREIDVLQRKSQEKGLTMVPLAAYFKNGRVKIDIGLGRGKAHYDKRDKIAKDDERREIERAKAGKEF comes from the coding sequence ATGGCGAAGAAGGGCAATACCAAAGAAGGAAAGGCTCCGCACTCGATTCAGAATCGCCGTGCGCGGTACGACTACGCCATCCAGGAGAACTTCGAGGCGGGCATCGCGCTGGTAGGTTCCGAAGTGAAGAGCATCTACCTCGGCAAGGCGCATCTGACCGACGCCTACTGCCGTGTCGTCAACAACGAGATGTGGCTGATCAACATGGACATCGAGCCATATGAGCAAGCCTCGGTATTCGCTCACGAGCGGCGGCGAGACCGGAAGTTGCTCCTACATCGCCGGGAGATCGACGTGCTGCAGCGGAAATCTCAAGAGAAGGGACTGACCATGGTTCCGCTGGCGGCGTACTTCAAAAACGGGCGAGTCAAGATCGATATCGGCCTCGGCCGCGGCAAGGCGCATTACGACAAGCGGGACAAGATCGCGAAAGACGACGAGCGCCGGGAAATAGAACGCGCGAAAGCAGGGAAAGAGTTCTAA
- the rpsP gene encoding 30S ribosomal protein S16: MVKIRLRRMGAKGRPFYRVVVAESSTGRNGAFVETIGTYDPVAQPKLMEVKEDRAIHWLLQGAEPTETAAYILNKVGILPKFLEQRPNQKKKYAFLDKRTAAISVAATPAENA, encoded by the coding sequence ATGGTAAAGATCCGACTTCGGAGAATGGGTGCCAAAGGGCGACCGTTTTATCGCGTAGTGGTGGCTGAGAGCAGCACCGGCCGCAACGGCGCTTTTGTCGAGACGATCGGCACGTACGATCCCGTGGCCCAGCCCAAGCTAATGGAAGTAAAGGAGGATCGCGCGATCCACTGGCTTCTTCAGGGCGCCGAGCCGACGGAGACCGCGGCATACATCCTGAACAAGGTCGGCATTCTGCCCAAGTTCCTGGAGCAACGCCCCAACCAGAAGAAGAAGTACGCCTTCCTCGACAAGCGAACCGCCGCTATCTCAGTGGCCGCTACCCCCGCCGAGAACGCCTGA
- a CDS encoding FmdB family zinc ribbon protein codes for MPVYEYEPADHDCLMCDGRVDVIQGVDEEPLKYCPHCGLDVRRVISRATFKVAGALPQMDKAGKKGFTTYKRAEKGVWERIDGVGPDVIAGTKEDIAAVEAEKKGPKKVIDLGDA; via the coding sequence ATGCCCGTTTACGAGTACGAACCAGCGGACCACGACTGCCTGATGTGTGACGGCCGCGTCGACGTCATCCAGGGCGTCGATGAGGAGCCGCTTAAGTATTGCCCGCACTGCGGCCTAGACGTGCGGCGGGTGATCAGCCGCGCCACATTCAAGGTTGCCGGCGCGCTTCCGCAGATGGACAAAGCGGGGAAGAAGGGGTTCACTACGTACAAGCGGGCGGAGAAAGGAGTTTGGGAACGGATCGACGGCGTGGGTCCGGATGTCATCGCGGGCACCAAGGAAGACATTGCCGCGGTCGAAGCGGAGAAAAAGGGGCCGAAGAAAGTTATCGACCTAGGCGATGCCTAG
- the rimM gene encoding ribosome maturation factor RimM (Essential for efficient processing of 16S rRNA), protein MSEATPSRIGQIVGAFGLRGEMKVQPLTEFWERFQKGARLRLKGEWVTVKSYREHKNRPLIKVTGVDDISAAEALQWEYLEAIIADRPDLDDDEYLTKDLIGLQVVTVGGTNLGIVSEVMPMPTHDVLVVGEVLIPVVKQFVKKIDIQGGAITVELIPGMLPGEES, encoded by the coding sequence ATGAGCGAAGCTACTCCCTCCCGAATCGGTCAAATCGTCGGCGCCTTCGGGTTGCGTGGCGAGATGAAGGTTCAGCCGCTGACTGAGTTTTGGGAGCGGTTCCAGAAGGGGGCTCGGCTTCGACTCAAAGGCGAGTGGGTGACGGTTAAGTCATACCGCGAGCACAAGAACCGCCCGCTCATCAAGGTTACCGGCGTCGACGACATCAGCGCCGCCGAGGCCCTTCAATGGGAATATCTCGAGGCGATCATCGCCGACCGCCCGGATCTCGACGACGACGAGTATCTAACCAAGGACCTGATCGGCCTTCAAGTGGTGACCGTCGGCGGCACGAACCTCGGCATAGTGAGCGAAGTAATGCCGATGCCTACGCATGACGTTCTAGTCGTAGGCGAGGTCCTGATCCCGGTGGTCAAGCAGTTCGTGAAGAAGATCGACATTCAGGGTGGGGCGATTACGGTCGAACTGATTCCGGGCATGCTACCCGGGGAAGAAAGCTAG